A portion of the Juglans microcarpa x Juglans regia isolate MS1-56 chromosome 1D, Jm3101_v1.0, whole genome shotgun sequence genome contains these proteins:
- the LOC121241461 gene encoding uncharacterized protein LOC121241461 — protein MASSNGTKVIICLAALLVLQPRIALSDFLSPLLSPAFDTVCKDVECGRGTCKPSINSTFFFECECALGWKQTLSDHDDHLKFLPCVVPNCTLNYSCKKAPPPVQEKASKANESIFDPCHWTDCGGGICNKTSVFTYSCDCAEGYYNLLNVTAFPCYEECAIGMDCANLGISTSNKSTSPASALADNDHSSQATSILQGNSLWLMILMMMVAMVKWK, from the exons ATGGCTTCCAGCAATGGCACCAAAGTCATCATCTGTCTTGCAGCTCTGCTAGTCTTGCAACCTCGGATTGCTCTGAGCGACTTCTTATCCCCTCTGCTCTCTCCTGCCTTTG ATACTGTGTGCAAAGATGTGGAATGTGGAAGAGGAACTTGCAAACCGTCAATTAATAGTACTTTCTTCTTCGAATGTGAATGCGCCCTTGGTTGGAAGCAGACTCTTTCTGACCATGATGATCACCTAAAGTTTCTTCCTTGCGTGGTTCCCAACT GTACACTCAATTACTCCTGCAAAAAGGCCCCCCCACCTGTCCAGGAGAAAGCAAGCAAAGCTAATGAGTCAATCTTTGATC CCTGCCACTGGACCGACTGTGGAGGTGGCATCTGCAACAAGACGTCAGTTTTCACATATAGTTGTGATTGTGCAGAGGGCTATTATAATCTCCTCAATGTTACTGCCTTCCCATGTTATGAAGAAT GTGCAATTGGAATGGACTGTGCAAACCTTGGAATTTCAACGTCAAACAAATCTACGTCTCCTGCTTCAGCGTTGGCTGACAATGATCACAGTAGCCAAG CCACATCAATTCTACAAGGAAATTCTCTTTGGTTGATGATCCtgatgatgatggtggctaTGGTTAAGTGGAAATAA
- the LOC121242793 gene encoding stearoyl-[acyl-carrier-protein] 9-desaturase, chloroplastic-like, which produces MNSCSSTFQTSLPNSLIKNTQPPARARRSSPKFSMTSTAGLYLNYSSFRGQNMISFGRRPSSTKAVYAPRARTMPPEKVEIFKSMEDWVRRNVLTLLKPVEQSWQPQDFLPDPTSDGFVEQVNELRKRTKDIPNDYFVVLVGDMITEEALPTYHAAINGTGIYHDETGVDKTPWATWAKRWSAEENRHGDLLNKYLFLSGRVDMKQIEKTIHYLIGSGMDIGLGGNPYLFTIYTSFQERATFISHGNTAKLAMKHGDKMLAQICGTIASDEKRHEAAYTNIVEKLFELDPNETVMAFADLMRKKILMPAHLMYDGQDHDLFHHYANVASRIGVYTTRDYREILEHLVARWNVEKLTGLSGEGREAQDYVCGLAQRIRRLEERALTKAQKAPPISFSWISGW; this is translated from the exons ATGAACAGCTGCTCCAGTACCTTTCAGACATCACTTCCAAATTCACTAATTAAAAATACTCAGCCACCTGCGAGAGCTCGAAGATCATCTCCCAAGTTTTCTATGACTTCCACGGCCGGCCTCTACCTTAATTACTCAAG ttttagaGGGCAAAATATGATCTCTTTCGGCCGCCGTCCTAGTAGTACTAAAGCCGTATATGCTCCCAGAGCCCGCACCATGCCACCAGAAAAGGTAGAAATATTCAAGTCCATGGAGGATTGGGTTAGAAGGAATGTCTTAACCCTCCTAAAACCTGTTGAGCAATCTTGGCAACCACAAGATTTTTTGCCAGATCCTACGTCAGATGGATTTGTAGAGCAAGTCAATGAATTGAGAAAGAGAACGAAGGACATTCCGAACGACTATTTTGTTGTCTTGGTCGGCGATATGATCACAGAAGAAGCCCTTCCAACTTATCATGCTGCTATCAATGGCACGGGAATTTATCATGATGAAACAGGCGTGGACAAGACACCTTGGGCAACATGGGCCAAGAGATGGAGTGCAGAAGAAAATAGGCATGGCGATCTTCTCAACAAATATCTCTTCCTTTCTGGACGAGTGGACATGAAACAAATCGAGAAAACAATTCATTATCTGATCGGATCCGGAATG GATATTGGCTTGGGAGGCAACCCCTACCTTTTTACCATCTACACATCATTTCAAGAAAGAGCAACATTTATCTCCCATGGTAATACAGCTAAGCTTGCAATGAAGCATGGGGACAAGATGCTTGCTCAAATATGTGGAACAATTGCCTCAGATGAAAAGCGCCACGAAGCTGCTTATACCAATATAGTAGAGAAACTCTTCGAGCTGGATCCAAATGAAACAGTCATGGCTTTTGCCGACTTGATgaggaagaaaatattaatgCCAGCCCACTTAATGTACGATGGACAAGACCATGATCTTTTCCATCACTACGCTAATGTCGCTTCTCGCATTGGAGTGTACACGACCAGGGATTACAGAGAGATACTCGAACATCTGGTTGCAAGATGGAACGTGGAGAAGCTAACCGGACTTTCGGGGGAGGGACGAGAGGCCCAAGACTATGTTTGTGGATTAGCCCAAAGAATAAGAAGGCTAGAGGAGAGAGCTCTCACAAAGGCTCAAAAAGCACCCCCCATCTCTTTCAGTTGGATTTCTGGCTGGtag
- the LOC121247320 gene encoding 40S ribosomal protein S29-like — MGHSNMWNSHPKNYGPGSHAWYRISLLLFQPYGLMCCRQCFRSNAKEIGFIKRTRWNMSYGIMVVAVYHRLLVYGGEAHSVVGVARFWFLTLCFFHLEA, encoded by the exons ATGGGGCACTCCAACATGTGGAATTCTCACCCTAAGAACTACGGCCCTGGCTCCCACGCCTGGTACAGAATATCGCTTCTTCTCTTCCAACCT TACGGCCTCATGTGTTGTAGGCAATGCTTTCGCAGCAACGCCAAGGAAATTGGCTTCATTAag AGAACACGGTGGAACATGTCTTATGGCATTATGGTTGTTGCGGTTTACCATCGGTTGCTCGTCTATGGAGGAGAGGCTCATAGTGTGGTGGGTGTTGCTCGATTTTGGTTTCTCACATTGTGTTTCTTTCATTTGGAAGCATGA
- the LOC121248599 gene encoding protein IQ-DOMAIN 14-like isoform X2, which translates to MGKTSKWLRNFLTGKKDKEKLPSNQSSCIAIENNPTTPISTPQTPKEKRRWSFRRSSAAAAAPKDSNPVEPIATMPPAVQTALDTENEQKKQAMAMAAATTAAADAALAAAQAAAAVIRLTAAAKGRTSAVEVVAAIKIQSVFRSYLARKALSALKGLVKLQALVRGHLVRKQATATLRCMQALVTVQARALAQRIRMAEEAKPVNQHRKSTQENQFRHSYHEMDRGMEDIKIVEMDLSAPKGSLKSRNSYSSQPQYERIEHRFSTQHAPNCVSSKQDNYQASPAPSALTDMSPGACSGHFDDYSFDTAQSSPQYYSAASKPDPSRVPFAFPRPNYADSMSYDYPLFPNYMSNTQSSRAKVRSQSAPKQRPDSIERQPSRRRASMEGRNVPRAVRMQRSSSHVGSTAQNYQYPWPIKFDRSTVSLKDSECGSSSTVLTNTNYCRSLVAFDPHGNRSAVHPSPQF; encoded by the exons ATGGGGAAGACAAGCAAATGGCTTAGAAACTTCTTGACAGGGAAAAAAGACAAGGAAAAGTTACCAAGTAATCAGAGTTCTTGCATTGCCATTGAGAACAATCCGACAACTCCAATTTCCACCCCACAGACACCGAAAGAGAAAAGGCGATGGAGTTTTCGAAGATCTTCTGCCGCAGCTGCAGCTCCCAAGGACTCAAATCCTGTGGAACCCATTGCCACAATGCCACCAGCTGTACAGACCGCTTTGGATACTGAGAATGAGCAGAAAAAGCAAGCCATGGCAATGGCAGCAGCCACGACTGCAGCAGCAGATGCCGCCTTGGCTGCTGCACAGGCTGCAGCTGCGGTGATCCGACTCACAGCAGCTGCCAAAGGCAGAACTAGTGCAGTTGAAGTGGTTGCTGCAATAAAAATTCAATCGGTTTTCCGGTCTTATTTG GCAAGGAAAGCACTGTCCGCGTTAAAAGGACTAGTGAAGTTGCAGGCATTGGTGAGAGGTCACCTGGTGAGGAAACAAGCGACGGCTACACTTCGGTGCATGCAGGCACTGGTGACGGTACAGGCTAGAGCTCTGGCACAGAGAATCCGGATGGCTGAAGAAGCGAAGCCTGTTAATCAGCACAGAAAATCGACACAAGAAAATCAGTTCAGACACTCCTATCAT GAGATGGATAGAGGCATGGAGGACATTAAGATTGTGGAGATGGATCTTAGTGCACCAAAAGGAAGCTTAAAGAGCAGGAATAGCTACTCTAGCCAGCCGCAATACGAACGAATAGAACATAGATTCTCCACTCAACATGCACCAAATTGTGTATCCTCTAAACAAGACAACTACCAGGCCTCACCGGCTCCATCAGCTTTGACTGACATGAGCCCAGGAGCCTGCAGTGGGCATTTCGATGACTATTCCTTCGATACAGCACAAAGCAGCCCACAATACTACTCCGCTGCGTCCAAGCCCGATCCTTCAAGGGTTCCTTTCGCTTTCCCCCGGCCAAATTATGCAGACTCTATGTCATATGACTACCCATTATTCCCAAATTACATGTCCAACACGCAATCTTCAAGAGCCAAAGTCCGGTCACAGAGTGCACCAAAGCAAAGGCCAGACTCAATTGAGAGGCAACCAAGCCGGCGTAGGGCATCAATGGAAGGGAGGAATGTCCCCAGGGCAGTGCGGATGCAGAGGTCATCTTCACATGTGGGCTCAACTGCTCAAAACTACCAATACCCATGGCCAATCAAGTTTGATAGATCGACAGTTTCACTTAAAGACAGTGAGTGTGGATCCTCAAGTACAGTACTCACAAATACAAACTACTGCAGATCGCTTGTTGCATTTGAT CCTCATGGAAATAGATCTGCGGTGCATCCCTCACCCCAATTTTAA
- the LOC121248599 gene encoding protein IQ-DOMAIN 14-like isoform X1 yields MGKTSKWLRNFLTGKKDKEKLPSNQSSCIAIENNPTTPISTPQTPKEKRRWSFRRSSAAAAAPKDSNPVEPIATMPPAVQTALDTENEQKKQAMAMAAATTAAADAALAAAQAAAAVIRLTAAAKGRTSAVEVVAAIKIQSVFRSYLARKALSALKGLVKLQALVRGHLVRKQATATLRCMQALVTVQARALAQRIRMAEEAKPVNQHRKSTQENQFRHSYHEMDRGMEDIKIVEMDLSAPKGSLKSRNSYSSQPQYERIEHRFSTQHAPNCVSSKQDNYQASPAPSALTDMSPGACSGHFDDYSFDTAQSSPQYYSAASKPDPSRVPFAFPRPNYADSMSYDYPLFPNYMSNTQSSRAKVRSQSAPKQRPDSIERQPSRRRASMEGRNVPRAVRMQRSSSHVGSTAQNYQYPWPIKFDRSTVSLKDSECGSSSTVLTNTNYCRSLVAFDVSTKNPEFAKIVYEPK; encoded by the exons ATGGGGAAGACAAGCAAATGGCTTAGAAACTTCTTGACAGGGAAAAAAGACAAGGAAAAGTTACCAAGTAATCAGAGTTCTTGCATTGCCATTGAGAACAATCCGACAACTCCAATTTCCACCCCACAGACACCGAAAGAGAAAAGGCGATGGAGTTTTCGAAGATCTTCTGCCGCAGCTGCAGCTCCCAAGGACTCAAATCCTGTGGAACCCATTGCCACAATGCCACCAGCTGTACAGACCGCTTTGGATACTGAGAATGAGCAGAAAAAGCAAGCCATGGCAATGGCAGCAGCCACGACTGCAGCAGCAGATGCCGCCTTGGCTGCTGCACAGGCTGCAGCTGCGGTGATCCGACTCACAGCAGCTGCCAAAGGCAGAACTAGTGCAGTTGAAGTGGTTGCTGCAATAAAAATTCAATCGGTTTTCCGGTCTTATTTG GCAAGGAAAGCACTGTCCGCGTTAAAAGGACTAGTGAAGTTGCAGGCATTGGTGAGAGGTCACCTGGTGAGGAAACAAGCGACGGCTACACTTCGGTGCATGCAGGCACTGGTGACGGTACAGGCTAGAGCTCTGGCACAGAGAATCCGGATGGCTGAAGAAGCGAAGCCTGTTAATCAGCACAGAAAATCGACACAAGAAAATCAGTTCAGACACTCCTATCAT GAGATGGATAGAGGCATGGAGGACATTAAGATTGTGGAGATGGATCTTAGTGCACCAAAAGGAAGCTTAAAGAGCAGGAATAGCTACTCTAGCCAGCCGCAATACGAACGAATAGAACATAGATTCTCCACTCAACATGCACCAAATTGTGTATCCTCTAAACAAGACAACTACCAGGCCTCACCGGCTCCATCAGCTTTGACTGACATGAGCCCAGGAGCCTGCAGTGGGCATTTCGATGACTATTCCTTCGATACAGCACAAAGCAGCCCACAATACTACTCCGCTGCGTCCAAGCCCGATCCTTCAAGGGTTCCTTTCGCTTTCCCCCGGCCAAATTATGCAGACTCTATGTCATATGACTACCCATTATTCCCAAATTACATGTCCAACACGCAATCTTCAAGAGCCAAAGTCCGGTCACAGAGTGCACCAAAGCAAAGGCCAGACTCAATTGAGAGGCAACCAAGCCGGCGTAGGGCATCAATGGAAGGGAGGAATGTCCCCAGGGCAGTGCGGATGCAGAGGTCATCTTCACATGTGGGCTCAACTGCTCAAAACTACCAATACCCATGGCCAATCAAGTTTGATAGATCGACAGTTTCACTTAAAGACAGTGAGTGTGGATCCTCAAGTACAGTACTCACAAATACAAACTACTGCAGATCGCTTGTTGCATTTGATGTGAGTACTAAGAACCCAGAATTCGCAAAAATTGTTTATGAACCAAAATAA